GTTGCACAGCCCACAACGCAGGACAGATTGTATCTCCCGCTCTGCATCCATTTCAAAATGTACCGCTGCAGTTTCAGAAAAGGAATGAAATTAGGAGGACAGACATTAGGAGGATTTTTGCCGCAGAAGGAGTGAGAATCGAATGAATAGACGCATTTGTCAGCATCGATGACGCCGGAACGGGCCAGATTAGCCCTAACTCGATGGCGGGCGGGACATTTTGTAGAGCTTCACGATTGACATATTGTACACTCCGTTGTCAACTATATAAGACTCACAGAACACCCAGATCATGTTCCTCATCAAGCAAACTACTGTACTCTATTCATCCATTTTAACATACCCCCCACCGCAACAATGGCGCCCTTCCCATCTGCAACCCGCACCTGGCACTCAACCTCCTatccctccatctccccggCCAAACCCTCTCTCTCCGCAAAAGGAAAGACAGTCCTGATCACCGGCGGAGGCACAGGAATTGGCGCCGAAACAGCTCGCTCCTTCGCCGTAGCAGGAGCATCCAGAATCGCCCTTCTCGGCCGACGGATCCAACCACTCCAAGACACCAAAGCCGCCATCGAGCGGGAGTATGGCCAGACCACAAAGGTTTTTGTAGTTTCCACCGATGTTACAAAGAAGACCGAAGTCGATGCAGCGTTTGAGAAGTTCGCCTCtaccgacaccgacaccaccaaaatcgacatcctcgtcaGCAATGCCGCAACAACCGGCCCATTCGAGGGCGTGGAAGACGCAGACGCCACCGAATTCCTCAACGGGATAAACACCAACCTCAGCGGCGCACTCTACGTCGCGCAAGCATTCGCGCGATTCGCGGTCCCGGACGCAGTCATCATCGACGTCAACAGCAACGTCGCGCATGTGAGCTACGGGCCGCGCTTCGCGTCCTACAGTATCGCCAAGCTGGCGGTTTTCCGGCTGTGGGATATGGTTGGGGTTGCGAATCCCCGGTGGAGTGTTTTCCATATCCAGCCCGGGGTTGTGGATACGGATATGAATCGTGCTGTGGGTGGGGTTAAGGCGGTGGGGTATGAGGATCATGGTATGTTAGACTGACTTCTTCCGTTGAGGTTGTGTTCTTTTTGAGGTGTGTACAGGTGACTGACTGGCTGGCTAGTTTCTCTCCCCGGCAGTTTCAATGTGTGGCTTGCGAGTTCTGAGGCGCGGTTCCTAAAGGGGAAGTATCTGTATGTGAACTGGGATGTGGATGAGTTGAAAGAGAGATCGAAAGAACTTGAACGGGGGACCGAACTTAGTCTTGGGCTTGTGGGATGGCCGTTTGATACTGAGGGTTGGCAGTCCAAGTGGGATGTTTAACGGAGGTAAAGAACGACGACTCGAGATCATATTGGGTGGGTTGGGATTTGTTAATACTAGATTCAGAAAGAATAAAGACGGTTTCTTTAGTTAACATAGAGATGTTATTCAATGAAACTAATGAAACATGTTCCACTGGAAGAATTATGCTGCATCTATCCTCTTCGGGAACCATTTTCTTTGAAGAATTCATTTCCTTCAGATTGAATAAAATGACCAAAGAGTATAAAGACACAAGATAAGAATCCTGCACAAAGAGACTACCTGGACAATAAGGCTGTGAATGACTACAGATGAATATGAACTGAAGGCACACAAAAGCATTGCATAGAAAGCATTAACGGAATAAAGGCCAACTGTCCTTTTGTACAGACAAAACACGGCACGCATAAATTGCCCGAAGATTCCATAGCAAGAAAAGACATAACATTTCTACTTCCTATCTTGACTAACTACTTAGTATGGCGAACCAGAGTAACATAATGGGCCTGAGTGGCCATGACGGCATTCCGTACCTGCGCCAACACCACGATGGATTGTACGAGGCCCCGAATGGAAAGCTCTATTACGGGAAGGGCAAGGTGTGTGAAGTTGGATACGATTCTgatggcagcggcagcattTACTTTCGCGTCAGGCCGCTAGTAGGCTATGAACGCGAGGGCGAGTATGAGTTCCGGGACATTGTTACGAACCAGCCCATGCCTGGAAAGTACTATACGaagcctctgcctctgggCAAGTCAAGCCGGTTCGAACCGCCCCCATATGAATTAGAGAGAGTCCCGAAACTTGGCGAGGAAGCATTTGGATGCTACCTAACGCCCGACGGGATGCTCTATCGCGGGGTTGGGAGGGTGATTGCCATGTACAGAGGGATCAGTCCCTTGGCGCCATACGAGCGGACCATTGCGATCCACGTGCAGCCTATAGCAGGAAAGACCGGCGAGGAATACCGATTCTACGACCCCCATTTCCAAACATATATGCACGACAAGAATCTGCCCAGCGCTCCCTACCCCGAGGACACcggaaagaaaggaaaaaagaCAGGGCAAGTCCCCTCCATGTCCCGGCATCCAAGGCTGGGCACGGAGGATTACGGCGTATACATTGCTCCTAATGGACAGTGGTATCGCGGCGTGGGCAGGGTGGTGAGAATTGGTGTCAACCCAATGGAAACCATATATGCCTACGTCGAGCCGATACGAGGTAAACGCGGCGGTGGCTATGATTTCTTCCACCCAGTCACCTGCGACTGGATGCCCGATGATCAACTTCCCTGGGCTAGGGAGGATGCTTCTATGTTGTGAGTCTTGCTGTGGCTATCACCAATAGTATTGTTGTAATCCTCACTAGAGtaacaagaaaacaaacagaATGCAATGAAAAGTTATGCCTGATTTATGAAAAAATGTCCTGGGTATCACCACTGCCTAACCCCATACACAACTTCCGTAGAAACTGGCCAAGTCCGGATATGTTTAGCTGTACTCGTCATTACGGCCCGTTGGTAGTTTAGCTGACACTTTTGTACTggatgtcgtcgtcgtcgtcgtcgtcggctcCAGTTGCGAGGCATCGCGGTGTCGCATCCAGTCCACACTTGCTGGATAAAACGACATGATCTCCTCGATGCGAGCGGTAAGCACCGGATCCCGCGATTGTTCGCTCTCCAAATACAGATGGAACTGCTTTTATGCTCAGCACAGATATCTCTGGTCGCGCGTTTATTGTTCGGGTACTTGGATGGCCGATCTGGCAGTGGAATGTTGCATTGCGTTGCTCATATATGGCCGCAGCCAGGAAAACGACGTCGACATCCAAATGCACTGCTGCCATTGCGCTGTCCTGACTGGCAAGGTGGGCTATACATCGACCGACGAGTTCGGTCTTTGAGATGACATCGTCATTGGCACTGGCATCTTTGATGTCCCCGGATGCTCCTCCTATAGGATTGTCGATTTCGTCAAGAACGCTGTCCCTGCTCTTGTTCCTAAGTTCATTCTGCACCACCTGTCGCAGCTCCCCAGGGCGCCGCGGAAAGTCGCCGAAGCCTAGATCTCGAGCGGCGAAGCGAATGCTATTGAAGACCCGGCCGGCGTAGTCGCCTGCCAGGGCCAGGAATTGAACGCGTCGGTTGAACTGCCTGCTGGAGAGGTTGGTGGGCACAGCTGTCGCAGAGTTTGGTTCAGTATTCATATCGAATAAGCTATCGGCGTATAGATCATCGCTGTGCACTTCACTGGGTGCATTCTCGGATATTTCCTCCAGAGCATTCGATACTGCTTCGAATTGGCGAGAGGTCAATTCAAATGCTGTCCCCTCCCTTAGGGCAACGGAAAATCGGGCTCGGGCGGCTTGGATAGCTCTCTGTTCgttttcgtcgtcgtcgacttcTGTTTTGGcggatggctggctggaggtAATGGGTTGACTAGACCACCCTGTTGAATGTCTGCGCTCAACTGTGCTCTTGTCGGTACCATCACTATCGCCTTCGCTTTCGCTGGATGAGTGGCGCCAGAATCGGTATGGTAGTGGGTTTTGCTCTGAGCCTTTAGGGCTGGCTTCCGGTTGCGTGCTGCATATTGAAGCCTCTGTTTCGTTTGGGCCGGATGGTTGTTGAGCAGCATCTACTGACGGCATGTTGGAACCGTTTGTAGAGTTGATACTGGTAGAAAGGTACCGATAGTTGGTTTGTCTTGAATCGAGATAGCGAACTGGTCCTCTTAAAGCAGGGTATGTAAAGTGTAAGTGGGTGTTGATAGCCAAGTAGATGACGAAGGAAATGACGGGGGATGCATGCTTTTAGCCCAGAGCTGGATAAAGAATGTCCTAGGATCTGATTCTGTTTGATGCTTCTTTCTCTGGGTATACTTCACGATGTCGCTGTGATATGTGCTGAATGAACAGAGCAGCACACAGCCTCTCCCTGACTTCTCTACATTCTGTGCTGGAACAAGATATCCTTGCACATAGTTCTTCAAAGTCATTTCAGGCTTGACAGAGCATCCAAATACATTATTTGAACTGCTAGCCAGTTTGTTGTGGCCTGCCTTTCATCTCTGGAACCCGCATTACAGCTCGCGAATAAGCATGGGAGGAAGCTCTATACAAAATTCAATGTCAAAGGCTAATCTATTGCGATTGTAGAGTAAGAGGGGATGCAGTTAAAAAACTGGCGTTGTTCTGCTGGCGTCACACAAGCCCTATAGGCATCACGATGGCTTTGGTCCGTCAGTGGAATAAAGAGTAAACGTTTTTACTGGACAGACTAAAGACAGCCTGAATGAGACTATCCTATACCAACACGTTCTTATAGAACAAATTACTGCGGCGATCACCAGCCTTCCCAGACgaaaagcccaagaagaaacGCGCCTCACCGTCCTCAGTCTTGTATATCGCCAGACCCTCAGGCTCACGAAACTCCAGCGTCGACCCAGCCTTGGTGACAACAGGGCCCTGGACCAGCTTCCCAGTATTCAAATCCATCGACAAGACCTCCGAGTTGAGCTCCCCCCCACTCGCCTCATACGACTCCCCGGTGAGAATATAAAGATACCGTCCATACACAGCATACCCCTGGTTCACGCCCGTCATCGCACCCAGATCCTCCTTAACATCCGGAATCTCCCAATCAACCAGCGGGCTCGAGAAATtgccctccttcgcctcgtcAAGCGGCCAAACAGCAATATTCATCTTCCCCTCGTGCTGATACCGCACAGCAAACCGCTCATAGACGGGATCAATCGTCGCCGTGCCGCGCTCGAACTTGTCGTCCAGCGGCTTAATCCGCTCCCTGTCGTCCTTGGAACTATCCAGCGTCTTGCCGTCCTCGAACTTAAACCGCCACAGCGCCGTCCCGTAGCCGCTCTTCGCAGCGTCCGTCTCAGACCAGATATATGTGTCCTTGCCGACGGGCTCGGCGGCGATATTCACCCCGTGCCCGCATGCAATCAGGTCCATGGATCCGAGCAGCTTCCCTGAGAAATCGACCTCGCTGATGGTGAGGTCGCCCGAGGTGGTGCTTGTGCCGTCGCGGCggttgacgatgaagagccGGCGGTTGACGTTGTCGAAGGTGATGGATTGCTGCacggtggaggcggcggtttTCTTGTGTCGCCAGAGGTCGTGGGAGGGCGTTGATAGATCGAAACgcttggaggaggggatcTGGGCCAGCGCGGTGGCGGCCGCTGTTAGGGCTGTGAAGATGGTGCTTACACGCATGGTGGATAAATATTGAGAGACTTTACAGAGGATGTGTAGTTTGGTCTCGTAAGGGGATTTCTCTCTTTAAATAGGTTACTATGGAATCTCAGCCTCGGCTTGTTTGAGCGATCTTCGCAAATACGAGGTTAACATACgagataaatatagaaatgGCCCTGGTCATCTCGCTTAGATCCGCATCGAACCGATGAATACGAGGATCGTCGACCTTCCAAGTTTCCAGCTGCGAGTCTATCCACATGGGCAGGATAAGAGAGCTGGATGGCTGGTTCCTGGCACAATAATCTCGATCAGGACCAAGATCTGCACAGCAGCTCGTTTTGGCTCTGGTTGGATTCTCCGTTCGTCCGCGCTTGAGTCGTGATTTGCTCTGAACTGGGAAGCTGGACTGGATGAATCTGTCTTCTATGGACTTGGTAAACAAGCCAATGCTGTGATTCTCTGCTCTTGGGGTCGAGTCGCATAGAGGCTGACCAGGTGGATAGTGGAATTGGAGTCGAATGCTCAGGGATATTGAGTCATAAATGTGATGGTACTCAATTATCTTCTTAATCGCTATGAGAATCTGTTACAAACATCCTGGTGTAGATTAGGGTTGCCCGGTTGAGACATGTCTAGCCCTAGACTGCCAGATCAAGATATCCC
This genomic interval from Aspergillus puulaauensis MK2 DNA, chromosome 7, nearly complete sequence contains the following:
- a CDS encoding SDR family NAD(P)-dependent oxidoreductase (COG:Q;~EggNog:ENOG410PKZF;~InterPro:IPR036291,IPR002347;~PFAM:PF08659,PF00106,PF13561;~go_process: GO:0055114 - oxidation-reduction process [Evidence IEA]), which produces MAPFPSATRTWHSTSYPSISPAKPSLSAKGKTVLITGGGTGIGAETARSFAVAGASRIALLGRRIQPLQDTKAAIEREYGQTTKVFVVSTDVTKKTEVDAAFEKFASTDTDTTKIDILVSNAATTGPFEGVEDADATEFLNGINTNLSGALYVAQAFARFAVPDAVIIDVNSNVAHVSYGPRFASYSIAKLAVFRLWDMVGVANPRWSVFHIQPGVVDTDMNRAVGGVKAVGYEDHVSLPGSFNVWLASSEARFLKGKYLYVNWDVDELKERSKELERGTELSLGLVGWPFDTEGWQSKWDV
- a CDS encoding uncharacterized protein (COG:S;~EggNog:ENOG410Q25D;~SECRETED:SignalP(1-18)), which codes for MRVSTIFTALTAAATALAQIPSSKRFDLSTPSHDLWRHKKTAASTVQQSITFDNVNRRLFIVNRRDGTSTTSGDLTISEVDFSGKLLGSMDLIACGHGVNIAAEPVGKDTYIWSETDAAKSGYGTALWRFKFEDGKTLDSSKDDRERIKPLDDKFERGTATIDPVYERFAVRYQHEGKMNIAVWPLDEAKEGNFSSPLVDWEIPDVKEDLGAMTGVNQGYAVYGRYLYILTGESYEASGGELNSEVLSMDLNTGKLVQGPVVTKAGSTLEFREPEGLAIYKTEDGEARFFLGFSSGKAGDRRSNLFYKNVLV